A single region of the Hippoglossus hippoglossus isolate fHipHip1 chromosome 17, fHipHip1.pri, whole genome shotgun sequence genome encodes:
- the LOC117777684 gene encoding spindlin-1-like isoform X1 has translation MAPQMFGKRKRSSGELSESSASTSTLSADPDNLLGHRIQHNWREKGNMTKWKGTVLERLTVNSSLYMVKYDGFDCVYGIELFKDNRVSNLQMLSEKVVNNKIKVPPGAEELVGRAVEHLFEKEDGEKNEWRGMVLSRAPIMTHWYYITYEKDPVLYMYQLWDDYKDGDLRVLPESENKHLLPADRKPGEEPESLVGKQVEYVTDNGLKRTGLVIYQVPAKPTVYYIKYDDDVHIHVYDLVKTT, from the exons ATGGCACCCCAGATGTTTGGTAAAAG GAAGCGCAGCAGTGGCGAGCTAAGTGAGAGCTCGGCGTCGACCTCGACCCTGAGCGCAGACCCTGACAACCTGCTCGGCCACAGAATCCAGCACAACTGGAGGGAAAAGGGTAACATGACCAAGTGGAAAGGCACCGTGCTGGAGCGTCTCACTGTCAACAGCTCCCTCTACATGGTTAAATATGACGGCTTTGACTGTGTCTATGGCATCGAGCTGTTCAAAGACAACCGGGTGTCTAATCTGCAGATGCTGTCAGAGAAAGTCG TGAATAATAAGATCAAGGTCCCTCCGGGGGCGGAGGAGCTGGTGGGCCGAGCTGTGGAGCATCTGTTCGAGAAGGAGGACGGCGAGAAAAACGAGTGGCGAGGCATGGTGCTGTCCAGAGCCCCCATCATGACCCACTGGTATTATATCACCTACGAGAAGGACCCAGTGCTGTACATGTACCAGCTATGGGACGACTACAAGGACGGAGATCTACGTGTCCTGCCGGAATCAG AGAACAAACACCTGCTGCCAGCAGACAGGAAGCCTGGTGAGGAGCCAGAGAGCCTTGTGGGTAAACAGGTGGAGTATGTCACAGATAACGGTCTGAAGAGGACAGGATTGGTCATCTACCAGGTCCCAGCGAAGCCCACGGTATATTACATTAAATATGACGATGACGTTCACATCCATGTCTACGATCTAGTCAAGACCACCTAG
- the LOC117777684 gene encoding spindlin-1-like isoform X2 has product MSKKRGRKRSSGELSESSASTSTLSADPDNLLGHRIQHNWREKGNMTKWKGTVLERLTVNSSLYMVKYDGFDCVYGIELFKDNRVSNLQMLSEKVVNNKIKVPPGAEELVGRAVEHLFEKEDGEKNEWRGMVLSRAPIMTHWYYITYEKDPVLYMYQLWDDYKDGDLRVLPESENKHLLPADRKPGEEPESLVGKQVEYVTDNGLKRTGLVIYQVPAKPTVYYIKYDDDVHIHVYDLVKTT; this is encoded by the exons ATGTCAAAGAAACGGGGCAG GAAGCGCAGCAGTGGCGAGCTAAGTGAGAGCTCGGCGTCGACCTCGACCCTGAGCGCAGACCCTGACAACCTGCTCGGCCACAGAATCCAGCACAACTGGAGGGAAAAGGGTAACATGACCAAGTGGAAAGGCACCGTGCTGGAGCGTCTCACTGTCAACAGCTCCCTCTACATGGTTAAATATGACGGCTTTGACTGTGTCTATGGCATCGAGCTGTTCAAAGACAACCGGGTGTCTAATCTGCAGATGCTGTCAGAGAAAGTCG TGAATAATAAGATCAAGGTCCCTCCGGGGGCGGAGGAGCTGGTGGGCCGAGCTGTGGAGCATCTGTTCGAGAAGGAGGACGGCGAGAAAAACGAGTGGCGAGGCATGGTGCTGTCCAGAGCCCCCATCATGACCCACTGGTATTATATCACCTACGAGAAGGACCCAGTGCTGTACATGTACCAGCTATGGGACGACTACAAGGACGGAGATCTACGTGTCCTGCCGGAATCAG AGAACAAACACCTGCTGCCAGCAGACAGGAAGCCTGGTGAGGAGCCAGAGAGCCTTGTGGGTAAACAGGTGGAGTATGTCACAGATAACGGTCTGAAGAGGACAGGATTGGTCATCTACCAGGTCCCAGCGAAGCCCACGGTATATTACATTAAATATGACGATGACGTTCACATCCATGTCTACGATCTAGTCAAGACCACCTAG